Within Anopheles nili chromosome 3, idAnoNiliSN_F5_01, whole genome shotgun sequence, the genomic segment GTAGTTGTCCAAAAATATTTGGAATATCCTCTTTTCATATACTATGTTAATATGTTTCGAATCGTAATTTATCTATATTAGATATAAATTATCTATATATGATCGAGTTGAACctgattttaaaatatgtaCAATGGAACATAACCCTAATagttggaaaaaaatacaatctttgcttttgtttttaagcTAAAAACTctataataaaaaacacaaataaaatgtttaaaattaaacataccAGTGGATGATTTCTTAACCAGTTAGCTTCTTCATACCAGTGGCAAAATTATCTTTGCGAATGGAATTTTTTTAACCACAAATACCAGTATTATTAATAAAcagaattaatttatttcatttaaagaTAACGTATTTTCAATGATCACGATCCCATGATTAGTTGATACGTAAGACGCAgatcgaaatggaaagccAACCACCTATCATTTCTTACAGTTCGGTACATTGTGAACGTGAGCAAGTAACGATCGCTTGCTTCGGTCCAATTTTTTACGCGGCTACATCGTAAATTTAATCAATGCCCCAAAAACAACATGGACCAATCAAGATACGCTTCGTCCTACTACTCGCGGCACCTGAGACTGGCTTATGGCCTACCACATGCCAGGCTGCCCTTGAAGACAATCTGCCCTCCTTCGTGCTGCTTCCGAAAATACTGCAAACCGTTTCGCCTGGAGACGTAACATACAACAACTCACTCGGCTATCTCCTTTCCCCATTCATCCGGAGAACGGTCTCGCAGTAAGCTGCTTGGTACAAGGACCTTCTCAGAGCTTGAATCTTCCAAGGAAATACATCAAGGAACTTAACCGCAAGTAGTGGGGCACATATATAAAGACTGTGCCGAGCTCAAGAACACTGTCATTCGCATGGTTTCGTTAGCCTCACACGGTGACAAAAGCGCACTGTCGAGACCGGACAAAATGGCATTCAAAGTAAGTATATTTTCTATCACCTACTCGCACCTTGCTGCATCATCTTGCTGGAGAACACATAAATGCATATGTTGCACATTCATCCTACGGAGATGATAGCATTTCTCGCAATACCTTAAATGATCgtgtacattttctttttcagttTCTTGCAGTTTGTACTCTGTTTGCCATAGCCAACGCTGGCTTGCAGCAACCAATAAGCCCGATCTATCATGCAGCACCGATCAATTTCGCCCAACCTGCTCTCTTCAAACCAGCGGCACAGCGCACGACATATGCACAACCTTCCCTGATAAAACCAGCGCTGAGCTCGTACGTTCAGCCAGCTTTTGTGAAGAGCTACGAACAGCCAGCACTCGTAAAGAATTACGTCCAGCCAGCTGTAATAAAGAGCTACGCACAGCCAACCTACGTTAAACAGGTGGTAGAGGAGGCACCTGCCAACTATGAGTTCTCCTACTCCGTGCATGATGCGCACACCGGAGATGTTAAGAGCCAGCACGAAACTCGCCATGGTGATCAGGTGCAAGGTCAGTACAGTCTGCTGGATGCCGATGGTCATGAGCGCATCGTTGACTACACCGCTGACGATCACAATGGCTTCAACGCGGTCGTTCGTCGTGAACCGGCAAATGTGAAAATAACGCAACCTATCCAGAAGGTTCTTGCACAGCCGGCCTACGCTGGTCACTATTGAAGGCAGAGattttgaaatattattaaatAATTGTTTAATACATTTATAGTTCAAATTATCAAAACAATTCTGACAATGTGCGAATGATGCCATAGCAACacttcgttttatttcattttgcattttagtttttttgttttatacacATAAAATTGTCATTAACAAGGTGCCAATAACAAACTCATGCCAACAGTTACAACTTATTAACAATACGGAACAGTTTGCTCTTAAACATTGCATCGTTTGCTAAATGGCAACTGGCTCCTCGAATGTTCTAGCAAACATCTCCCCCTCATCATTCTTTAATCGCACCGGTTGTGTTTCTATCTTATCGTTTCTGAACCACACCCGGTAGAAAAGAGAAACTAGAGCGTGAAAGAGCATATTTTGCTGTGAAGATTGTTTCTATGGGATCGAATGGCACGCTCAGTAGCGCTCGGTTGCTAGCACGAATAAGATGGACTCTGTGGTAGAGCCATTACGCGCAGCGAGTAACGAAGAAATTGAACAATTGATTGAAATCtatgaaaaacaaatacccAAATCCGTACAGTTTGTGTCGCTCTTGCAGAACATTTTACGAATAAATAACTCGCTGCATGGACGTGAGCGGGAAAAAGCTTCACCCAGGTTTCGGAAAACGATTTACATTCCAAACGATGGAAACTTACTGCAGACAGCCACCTTCGTTGTTATTAATCCCGAAGAGGTATGctcatataaatatatatctatatatatatatatatatatatatatatatatatatatatatataaatatatatatatatatatatatatatatatatatatatatatatatatatatatatatatatatatataaatatatatatatatatatatatatatatatatatatatatatatatatatatatatatatatatatatatatacataatcatatatatatatatatatatatatatatatatatatatatatatatatatatatatatatatatatatatatacttctTGTTATCAAgcttttgttgtttcatttttttcatcccctttAAGGACATATACTACATGATAAATACTCTGGAAAACCCTCCCGTTGAGCTTACTAACGTTCTTCAAACCACCAACCTTGTGAAGTGGCATCACAGACCGTTATTTGTTATTGGTGGAGATAATGGAATACAAGAGTGCTTACATCAGTTAGTAACTGAAAGGAATCTACAAAGTGAAATTTTGTCcaattgcataaattattggATGCCAAGAGACAAAGCTATCAATCTTAGCTACTCGTAAGGAATTCTTTTAAGTACTTTCAAATcttcaaatttaaatcaaaagcTATTTCCCCTGCATAGTGTTCCCGATGGAGTAGAATTAAAGGAATTGCGAGTAGAAGACGCTAAACAGATGAACGAATGGTGGCCACTTCGCTACAACACTTCTCAATGGTATTTTGAATCAGCCATACAACATAACGGAGGACTAGGTCTGTTTGACAAAAAAGACGGCCAGCTTGTagcgtgtgtgtttaaaaATGATCACGATGGAATCGGGTAACAATATGCATGATTCAtatttttgagcattttttaATCACAAATTATACATTTTAGTCATCTTTATACCATACCGGAACGGAATAACCGAGGATATGGAGGAACTCTCGCAAGAGCAATAACTAAACGGATTGCGATTAACGATAATCAGCATGTTCATACTTTTATTGATCGCACTAATGAACGATCCGTacgattgtttgaaaaaattgGATACGTTGCCGTAAACCGAACAGAATGGCACAATATTGTCAAACCTAGATCAGAATCAGATGGATAGAACTGCAAAAAACGCTTTTAACAATAGCTGACAGAGCTATAACAACTTGGCGTTCAACCTCTACCTTTCTGGGTTTGTTTCCTTGGTTATTACTTATCTCGTGTTGAAATAAACACCAATCAATAAAACATATCcatattttcaaaataaaacaacaaacacttTCACAAAATAATTCCATCTAATTCAACCGAATACCAATTTAGAGAAACAAATCAAGTATTCATTGAataacgaaaaatgaaacatttacaTCAAATGGTATTTTGGGGCTTACCATTAAATTACTGAGAACAAAATTCACAATTAATAATCAGACGATGAGAACTGTCATATTATTAAAAAAGGCTTAAAGGAGAATCTGTTGTATGATTCAACAGCAATGAATTctcaaaaacaccaaaaatgaTAACATATTACcatacaaaaaacacaaaaaaattacatttgaCGATAAATCAACAACCTTGGGACTAAATCCCAAATATTTGTATTCTCTATTGGCCTCTTCAATTAAAAACAAGAAACTAAGCTCAGATCAGGACGATGTTCAGTAATGATGATGGCTCAAATGGCTCGTTCCATGGACGATGCTGGAGCTGGAGTGCGCGATCGGGGCGGCGTGATGTGCGATCGGGGCAGAGTAGTGCGCGATCGGAGCAACATGGTGCGCGATCGGAGCAACATGGTGCGCGATCGGGGCAGCATGGTGTGCGATCGGGGCAGAATAGTGGGCAATCGGGGCAGCATGATGATGCTGGATGGTAGCGTGCGCTACTGGAGCATGGGCGTAGCTGGACACATGCACTGGCTGGGCGATCACTTTGTGAACGGGCTGAGCGATCTTCACTCCCGAGGGCTCACGGCGGACAACGGCGTTGAATCCGGAGTGATGATCGGCGTGGTAGTCAACGATGCGGTGGTGGCCATCGGAGTCCAACAGCGAGTACTGTCCATGGACTTCATCTCCGTGGCGGGTTTCGTGCTGGCTCTTGATGTCTCCGGTGTGCTGATCATGCACAGAGTACGAGAACTCGTAGTTAGCCGGAGCGTGGTGCTCTACGGACTTGATGATCGTCGGCTGGGCGATGGTGTGCTGGTACACGGCCGGGGCAGCGTGGATGGATCCGACATGGTGGATGGCGGGTGCAGCATGATGCTGGATGGTGGAGTGCGAAGTAGCGATGGCTCCGTGGTGGGCAACAGGAAGAAGCCCAGCGCTGGCGGCCGCCAC encodes:
- the LOC128723188 gene encoding cuticle protein 7-like — translated: MAFKFLAVCTLFAIANAGLQQPISPIYHAAPINFAQPALFKPAAQRTTYAQPSLIKPALSSYVQPAFVKSYEQPALVKNYVQPAVIKSYAQPTYVKQVVEEAPANYEFSYSVHDAHTGDVKSQHETRHGDQVQGQYSLLDADGHERIVDYTADDHNGFNAVVRREPANVKITQPIQKVLAQPAYAGHY
- the LOC128723184 gene encoding uncharacterized protein LOC128723184, whose amino-acid sequence is MDSVVEPLRAASNEEIEQLIEIYEKQIPKSVQFVSLLQNILRINNSLHGREREKASPRFRKTIYIPNDGNLLQTATFVVINPEEDIYYMINTLENPPVELTNVLQTTNLVKWHHRPLFVIGGDNGIQECLHQLVTERNLQSEILSNCINYWMPRDKAINLSYSVPDGVELKELRVEDAKQMNEWWPLRYNTSQWYFESAIQHNGGLGLFDKKDGQLVACVFKNDHDGIGHLYTIPERNNRGYGGTLARAITKRIAINDNQHVHTFIDRTNERSVRLFEKIGYVAVNRTEWHNIVKPRSESDG